One Parafrankia irregularis DNA window includes the following coding sequences:
- a CDS encoding PadR family transcriptional regulator: MSVRNGLLALLAERPMYGYQLRAEFEARTGSTWPLNIGQVYTTLRRLERDGLVVGERAPSRADPTDPNAAATDGTAADASAAERPGTRTPAPSAVAADAPVTAAPVARTAVINPEHGDGDSGDGRGIVYRLTAAGAAEALRWWSTPVSRRMAGRDELAIKLALAVTLPEVDVRSLLQRQRVETLRAMQEYTRLRQPADDSADLAWLLVLENLIFTAEAEIRWLDHVELRLIRHRTGAPTGPDREDIR; the protein is encoded by the coding sequence ATGTCGGTCCGGAACGGGCTGCTCGCGCTGCTGGCGGAGCGCCCGATGTACGGCTACCAGCTGCGGGCGGAGTTCGAGGCCAGGACGGGATCGACCTGGCCGCTGAACATCGGGCAGGTCTACACGACCCTGCGTCGCCTCGAGCGGGACGGCCTCGTGGTGGGCGAGCGCGCTCCCAGCCGAGCGGACCCGACCGACCCGAACGCCGCGGCTACAGACGGCACGGCGGCGGACGCCTCGGCTGCGGAAAGGCCTGGCACGCGGACGCCGGCCCCGAGCGCCGTCGCCGCGGACGCGCCGGTCACCGCCGCACCCGTGGCGAGGACTGCGGTCATTAACCCGGAGCACGGCGACGGCGACAGCGGTGACGGCCGGGGGATCGTCTACCGGCTCACCGCTGCCGGCGCGGCGGAAGCGCTGCGCTGGTGGTCGACCCCGGTGAGCCGGCGGATGGCGGGCCGCGACGAGCTCGCCATCAAGCTCGCGCTCGCCGTCACGCTCCCCGAGGTGGACGTCCGATCGCTGCTCCAGCGGCAGCGGGTGGAGACGCTCCGGGCGATGCAGGAGTACACCCGGCTGCGTCAGCCGGCCGACGACAGCGCCGACCTCGCCTGGCTCCTCGTCCTGGAAAACCTGATCTTCACCGCGGAGGCGGAGATCCGCTGGCTCGATCATGTGGAGCTGCGCCTGATCCGCCACCGCACCGGCGCTCCTACCGGACCCGATCGTGAGGACATCCGATGA